A genomic region of Cannabis sativa cultivar Pink pepper isolate KNU-18-1 chromosome 1, ASM2916894v1, whole genome shotgun sequence contains the following coding sequences:
- the LOC115707569 gene encoding polyadenylate-binding protein 6 isoform X8 yields the protein MVAEVGAPSRTRRPPETTVFPVSEANLHKKSLYVGDLDPTAEETDLIETFRFMGPLASVRLCRDFFTGKSLCYAYVNFFSHSHASKALDCLNHTELKDLEEMFCKYGNIQSCKVAEANGISKGFGFVQFDSEDSAKAAVGDLHSTKIEGKKYVTKFVKKSERTATNEEETSFTNLFVKNIDKDISVDFLRAKFSQFGKVSNVVILKDYEGNSRGMGFVKFESPEDAMIAVERLNGSLLGSRHMYVERARKKPTMAGNKMLNSQLEKASNLHVTNLDILVDDNKLRKHFSCCGNITSVRVMRDENGVSKGFGFVRFSTHEEAKNALKTLDGTVLEQKSLRVTFAWQKDYHRKESQLHYPQQSLDIPNWDNASCSIPFVPYNFNPSPSLHSPLPYQPYEYLNIGNDVGHVQYPYLLQNYLQQFSTCVPTRQMQQPRHQNFRPSSCVLTDI from the exons ATGGTGGCAGAAGTGGGCGCTCCGTCTAGAACACGACGACCACCGGAAACAACAGTTTTTCCCGTTTCAGAGGCTAATCTTCACAAGAAGTCGTTGTATGTGGGTGACCTGGACCCAACTGCCGAAGAAACTGACCTTATCGAAACGTTTCGTTTCATGGGTCCCCTGGCCTCCGTTCGCCTCTGCCGAGACTTTTTCACCGGGAAATCTCTTTGTTATGCCTACGTCAACTTCTTTTCCCACTCCCATG CTTCTAAAGCTCTAGATTGTCTGAATCATACTGAACTAAAGG ATTTGGAGGAGATGTTTTGCAAATATGGGAATATACAGTCTTGCAAGGTTGCCGAAGCAAATGGCATAAGTAAGGGTTTTGGGTTTGTCCAGTTCGACTCGGAGGACTCTGCAAAAGCTGCTGTTGGTGATCTCCATAGTACAAAGATCGAGGGGAAAAA ATATGTGACAAAATTTGTCAAGAAAAGTGAGAGGACAGCAACCAATGAAGAAGAAACATCATTTACAAATCTGTTTGTGAAAAATATTGATAAAGATATCAGTGTGGATTTTCTTCGAGCCAAGTTCTCACAATTTGGAAAGGTTTCTAATGTAGTCATACTTAAGGATTACGAGGGTAACTCGAGGGGTATGGGTTTTGTAAAATTTGAGTCCCCTGAAGACGCTATGATTGCTGTTGAGAGGTTGAACGGTTCACTGTTAG GATCAAGGCACATGTACGTGGAAAGGGCTCGTAAGAAACCTACTATGGCGGGAAACAAAATGCTCAACTCCCAGTTGGAAAAGGCTTCAAATTTGCATGTTACGAACCTAGACATACTTGTTGACGATAACAAACTAAGAAAACATTTCAGTTGTTGCGGAAATATAACATCAGTTCGAGTGATGCGAGATGAGAATGGCGTCAGCAAAGGATTTGGCTTTGTTCGTTTCTCTACTCACGAAGAAGCCAAGAATGCTCTCAAAACACTTGATG GAACTGTTTTAGAACAAAAATCTTTGCGTGTGACCTTCGCTTGGCAGAAAGATTATCACCGCAAGGAGTCGCAACTCCACTACCCTCAACAATCTTTGGATATTCCAAACTGGGATAATGCTTCTTGTTCAATCCCTTTTGTCCCATACAACTTCAATCCTTCCCCGTCTTTACATTCTCCACTCCCATACCAGCCATATGAGTATCTCAACATTGGCAATGATGTTGGCCATGTACAGTATCCCTATCTGTTACAGAACTACCTGCAACAATTCTCCACATGT GTTCCAACAAGGCAAATGCAGCAGCCGCGCCACCAGAATTTCCGACCCAGt TCTTGTGTTCTCACCGACATCTGA
- the LOC115707569 gene encoding polyadenylate-binding protein 6 isoform X1, with product MVAEVGAPSRTRRPPETTVFPVSEANLHKKSLYVGDLDPTAEETDLIETFRFMGPLASVRLCRDFFTGKSLCYAYVNFFSHSHASKALDCLNHTELKGKPMRIMWSQRNPLPRKTGIGNIFVKNLDRSITSADLEEMFCKYGNIQSCKVAEANGISKGFGFVQFDSEDSAKAAVGDLHSTKIEGKKLYVTKFVKKSERTATNEEETSFTNLFVKNIDKDISVDFLRAKFSQFGKVSNVVILKDYEGNSRGMGFVKFESPEDAMIAVERLNGSLLGSRHMYVERARKKPTMAGNKMLNSQLEKASNLHVTNLDILVDDNKLRKHFSCCGNITSVRVMRDENGVSKGFGFVRFSTHEEAKNALKTLDGTVLEQKSLRVTFAWQKDYHRKESQLHYPQQSLDIPNWDNASCSIPFVPYNFNPSPSLHSPLPYQPYEYLNIGNDVGHVQYPYLLQNYLQQFSTCVPTRQMQQPRHQNFRPSQSCVLTDI from the exons ATGGTGGCAGAAGTGGGCGCTCCGTCTAGAACACGACGACCACCGGAAACAACAGTTTTTCCCGTTTCAGAGGCTAATCTTCACAAGAAGTCGTTGTATGTGGGTGACCTGGACCCAACTGCCGAAGAAACTGACCTTATCGAAACGTTTCGTTTCATGGGTCCCCTGGCCTCCGTTCGCCTCTGCCGAGACTTTTTCACCGGGAAATCTCTTTGTTATGCCTACGTCAACTTCTTTTCCCACTCCCATG CTTCTAAAGCTCTAGATTGTCTGAATCATACTGAACTAAAGGGTAAGCCCATGAGAATAATGTGGTCTCAAAGAAATCCTCTTCCTAGAAAAACTGGTATTGGCAATATCTTTGTGAAGAATCTCGACCGTTCGATTACGAGTGCAGATTTGGAGGAGATGTTTTGCAAATATGGGAATATACAGTCTTGCAAGGTTGCCGAAGCAAATGGCATAAGTAAGGGTTTTGGGTTTGTCCAGTTCGACTCGGAGGACTCTGCAAAAGCTGCTGTTGGTGATCTCCATAGTACAAAGATCGAGGGGAAAAAGTT ATATGTGACAAAATTTGTCAAGAAAAGTGAGAGGACAGCAACCAATGAAGAAGAAACATCATTTACAAATCTGTTTGTGAAAAATATTGATAAAGATATCAGTGTGGATTTTCTTCGAGCCAAGTTCTCACAATTTGGAAAGGTTTCTAATGTAGTCATACTTAAGGATTACGAGGGTAACTCGAGGGGTATGGGTTTTGTAAAATTTGAGTCCCCTGAAGACGCTATGATTGCTGTTGAGAGGTTGAACGGTTCACTGTTAG GATCAAGGCACATGTACGTGGAAAGGGCTCGTAAGAAACCTACTATGGCGGGAAACAAAATGCTCAACTCCCAGTTGGAAAAGGCTTCAAATTTGCATGTTACGAACCTAGACATACTTGTTGACGATAACAAACTAAGAAAACATTTCAGTTGTTGCGGAAATATAACATCAGTTCGAGTGATGCGAGATGAGAATGGCGTCAGCAAAGGATTTGGCTTTGTTCGTTTCTCTACTCACGAAGAAGCCAAGAATGCTCTCAAAACACTTGATG GAACTGTTTTAGAACAAAAATCTTTGCGTGTGACCTTCGCTTGGCAGAAAGATTATCACCGCAAGGAGTCGCAACTCCACTACCCTCAACAATCTTTGGATATTCCAAACTGGGATAATGCTTCTTGTTCAATCCCTTTTGTCCCATACAACTTCAATCCTTCCCCGTCTTTACATTCTCCACTCCCATACCAGCCATATGAGTATCTCAACATTGGCAATGATGTTGGCCATGTACAGTATCCCTATCTGTTACAGAACTACCTGCAACAATTCTCCACATGT GTTCCAACAAGGCAAATGCAGCAGCCGCGCCACCAGAATTTCCGACCCAGt CAGTCTTGTGTTCTCACCGACATCTGA
- the LOC115707569 gene encoding polyadenylate-binding protein 6 isoform X6 → MVAEVGAPSRTRRPPETTVFPVSEANLHKKSLYVGDLDPTAEETDLIETFRFMGPLASVRLCRDFFTGKSLCYAYVNFFSHSHASKALDCLNHTELKDLEEMFCKYGNIQSCKVAEANGISKGFGFVQFDSEDSAKAAVGDLHSTKIEGKKLYVTKFVKKSERTATNEEETSFTNLFVKNIDKDISVDFLRAKFSQFGKVSNVVILKDYEGNSRGMGFVKFESPEDAMIAVERLNGSLLGSRHMYVERARKKPTMAGNKMLNSQLEKASNLHVTNLDILVDDNKLRKHFSCCGNITSVRVMRDENGVSKGFGFVRFSTHEEAKNALKTLDGTVLEQKSLRVTFAWQKDYHRKESQLHYPQQSLDIPNWDNASCSIPFVPYNFNPSPSLHSPLPYQPYEYLNIGNDVGHVQYPYLLQNYLQQFSTCVPTRQMQQPRHQNFRPSSCVLTDI, encoded by the exons ATGGTGGCAGAAGTGGGCGCTCCGTCTAGAACACGACGACCACCGGAAACAACAGTTTTTCCCGTTTCAGAGGCTAATCTTCACAAGAAGTCGTTGTATGTGGGTGACCTGGACCCAACTGCCGAAGAAACTGACCTTATCGAAACGTTTCGTTTCATGGGTCCCCTGGCCTCCGTTCGCCTCTGCCGAGACTTTTTCACCGGGAAATCTCTTTGTTATGCCTACGTCAACTTCTTTTCCCACTCCCATG CTTCTAAAGCTCTAGATTGTCTGAATCATACTGAACTAAAGG ATTTGGAGGAGATGTTTTGCAAATATGGGAATATACAGTCTTGCAAGGTTGCCGAAGCAAATGGCATAAGTAAGGGTTTTGGGTTTGTCCAGTTCGACTCGGAGGACTCTGCAAAAGCTGCTGTTGGTGATCTCCATAGTACAAAGATCGAGGGGAAAAAGTT ATATGTGACAAAATTTGTCAAGAAAAGTGAGAGGACAGCAACCAATGAAGAAGAAACATCATTTACAAATCTGTTTGTGAAAAATATTGATAAAGATATCAGTGTGGATTTTCTTCGAGCCAAGTTCTCACAATTTGGAAAGGTTTCTAATGTAGTCATACTTAAGGATTACGAGGGTAACTCGAGGGGTATGGGTTTTGTAAAATTTGAGTCCCCTGAAGACGCTATGATTGCTGTTGAGAGGTTGAACGGTTCACTGTTAG GATCAAGGCACATGTACGTGGAAAGGGCTCGTAAGAAACCTACTATGGCGGGAAACAAAATGCTCAACTCCCAGTTGGAAAAGGCTTCAAATTTGCATGTTACGAACCTAGACATACTTGTTGACGATAACAAACTAAGAAAACATTTCAGTTGTTGCGGAAATATAACATCAGTTCGAGTGATGCGAGATGAGAATGGCGTCAGCAAAGGATTTGGCTTTGTTCGTTTCTCTACTCACGAAGAAGCCAAGAATGCTCTCAAAACACTTGATG GAACTGTTTTAGAACAAAAATCTTTGCGTGTGACCTTCGCTTGGCAGAAAGATTATCACCGCAAGGAGTCGCAACTCCACTACCCTCAACAATCTTTGGATATTCCAAACTGGGATAATGCTTCTTGTTCAATCCCTTTTGTCCCATACAACTTCAATCCTTCCCCGTCTTTACATTCTCCACTCCCATACCAGCCATATGAGTATCTCAACATTGGCAATGATGTTGGCCATGTACAGTATCCCTATCTGTTACAGAACTACCTGCAACAATTCTCCACATGT GTTCCAACAAGGCAAATGCAGCAGCCGCGCCACCAGAATTTCCGACCCAGt TCTTGTGTTCTCACCGACATCTGA
- the LOC115707569 gene encoding polyadenylate-binding protein 6 isoform X5, with product MVAEVGAPSRTRRPPETTVFPVSEANLHKKSLYVGDLDPTAEETDLIETFRFMGPLASVRLCRDFFTGKSLCYAYVNFFSHSHASKALDCLNHTELKDLEEMFCKYGNIQSCKVAEANGISKGFGFVQFDSEDSAKAAVGDLHSTKIEGKKLYVTKFVKKSERTATNEEETSFTNLFVKNIDKDISVDFLRAKFSQFGKVSNVVILKDYEGNSRGMGFVKFESPEDAMIAVERLNGSLLGSRHMYVERARKKPTMAGNKMLNSQLEKASNLHVTNLDILVDDNKLRKHFSCCGNITSVRVMRDENGVSKGFGFVRFSTHEEAKNALKTLDGTVLEQKSLRVTFAWQKDYHRKESQLHYPQQSLDIPNWDNASCSIPFVPYNFNPSPSLHSPLPYQPYEYLNIGNDVGHVQYPYLLQNYLQQFSTCVPTRQMQQPRHQNFRPSQSCVLTDI from the exons ATGGTGGCAGAAGTGGGCGCTCCGTCTAGAACACGACGACCACCGGAAACAACAGTTTTTCCCGTTTCAGAGGCTAATCTTCACAAGAAGTCGTTGTATGTGGGTGACCTGGACCCAACTGCCGAAGAAACTGACCTTATCGAAACGTTTCGTTTCATGGGTCCCCTGGCCTCCGTTCGCCTCTGCCGAGACTTTTTCACCGGGAAATCTCTTTGTTATGCCTACGTCAACTTCTTTTCCCACTCCCATG CTTCTAAAGCTCTAGATTGTCTGAATCATACTGAACTAAAGG ATTTGGAGGAGATGTTTTGCAAATATGGGAATATACAGTCTTGCAAGGTTGCCGAAGCAAATGGCATAAGTAAGGGTTTTGGGTTTGTCCAGTTCGACTCGGAGGACTCTGCAAAAGCTGCTGTTGGTGATCTCCATAGTACAAAGATCGAGGGGAAAAAGTT ATATGTGACAAAATTTGTCAAGAAAAGTGAGAGGACAGCAACCAATGAAGAAGAAACATCATTTACAAATCTGTTTGTGAAAAATATTGATAAAGATATCAGTGTGGATTTTCTTCGAGCCAAGTTCTCACAATTTGGAAAGGTTTCTAATGTAGTCATACTTAAGGATTACGAGGGTAACTCGAGGGGTATGGGTTTTGTAAAATTTGAGTCCCCTGAAGACGCTATGATTGCTGTTGAGAGGTTGAACGGTTCACTGTTAG GATCAAGGCACATGTACGTGGAAAGGGCTCGTAAGAAACCTACTATGGCGGGAAACAAAATGCTCAACTCCCAGTTGGAAAAGGCTTCAAATTTGCATGTTACGAACCTAGACATACTTGTTGACGATAACAAACTAAGAAAACATTTCAGTTGTTGCGGAAATATAACATCAGTTCGAGTGATGCGAGATGAGAATGGCGTCAGCAAAGGATTTGGCTTTGTTCGTTTCTCTACTCACGAAGAAGCCAAGAATGCTCTCAAAACACTTGATG GAACTGTTTTAGAACAAAAATCTTTGCGTGTGACCTTCGCTTGGCAGAAAGATTATCACCGCAAGGAGTCGCAACTCCACTACCCTCAACAATCTTTGGATATTCCAAACTGGGATAATGCTTCTTGTTCAATCCCTTTTGTCCCATACAACTTCAATCCTTCCCCGTCTTTACATTCTCCACTCCCATACCAGCCATATGAGTATCTCAACATTGGCAATGATGTTGGCCATGTACAGTATCCCTATCTGTTACAGAACTACCTGCAACAATTCTCCACATGT GTTCCAACAAGGCAAATGCAGCAGCCGCGCCACCAGAATTTCCGACCCAGt CAGTCTTGTGTTCTCACCGACATCTGA
- the LOC115707569 gene encoding polyadenylate-binding protein 6 isoform X4, whose amino-acid sequence MVAEVGAPSRTRRPPETTVFPVSEANLHKKSLYVGDLDPTAEETDLIETFRFMGPLASVRLCRDFFTGKSLCYAYVNFFSHSHASKALDCLNHTELKGKPMRIMWSQRNPLPRKTGIGNIFVKNLDRSITSADLEEMFCKYGNIQSCKVAEANGISKGFGFVQFDSEDSAKAAVGDLHSTKIEGKKYVTKFVKKSERTATNEEETSFTNLFVKNIDKDISVDFLRAKFSQFGKVSNVVILKDYEGNSRGMGFVKFESPEDAMIAVERLNGSLLGSRHMYVERARKKPTMAGNKMLNSQLEKASNLHVTNLDILVDDNKLRKHFSCCGNITSVRVMRDENGVSKGFGFVRFSTHEEAKNALKTLDGTVLEQKSLRVTFAWQKDYHRKESQLHYPQQSLDIPNWDNASCSIPFVPYNFNPSPSLHSPLPYQPYEYLNIGNDVGHVQYPYLLQNYLQQFSTCVPTRQMQQPRHQNFRPSSCVLTDI is encoded by the exons ATGGTGGCAGAAGTGGGCGCTCCGTCTAGAACACGACGACCACCGGAAACAACAGTTTTTCCCGTTTCAGAGGCTAATCTTCACAAGAAGTCGTTGTATGTGGGTGACCTGGACCCAACTGCCGAAGAAACTGACCTTATCGAAACGTTTCGTTTCATGGGTCCCCTGGCCTCCGTTCGCCTCTGCCGAGACTTTTTCACCGGGAAATCTCTTTGTTATGCCTACGTCAACTTCTTTTCCCACTCCCATG CTTCTAAAGCTCTAGATTGTCTGAATCATACTGAACTAAAGGGTAAGCCCATGAGAATAATGTGGTCTCAAAGAAATCCTCTTCCTAGAAAAACTGGTATTGGCAATATCTTTGTGAAGAATCTCGACCGTTCGATTACGAGTGCAGATTTGGAGGAGATGTTTTGCAAATATGGGAATATACAGTCTTGCAAGGTTGCCGAAGCAAATGGCATAAGTAAGGGTTTTGGGTTTGTCCAGTTCGACTCGGAGGACTCTGCAAAAGCTGCTGTTGGTGATCTCCATAGTACAAAGATCGAGGGGAAAAA ATATGTGACAAAATTTGTCAAGAAAAGTGAGAGGACAGCAACCAATGAAGAAGAAACATCATTTACAAATCTGTTTGTGAAAAATATTGATAAAGATATCAGTGTGGATTTTCTTCGAGCCAAGTTCTCACAATTTGGAAAGGTTTCTAATGTAGTCATACTTAAGGATTACGAGGGTAACTCGAGGGGTATGGGTTTTGTAAAATTTGAGTCCCCTGAAGACGCTATGATTGCTGTTGAGAGGTTGAACGGTTCACTGTTAG GATCAAGGCACATGTACGTGGAAAGGGCTCGTAAGAAACCTACTATGGCGGGAAACAAAATGCTCAACTCCCAGTTGGAAAAGGCTTCAAATTTGCATGTTACGAACCTAGACATACTTGTTGACGATAACAAACTAAGAAAACATTTCAGTTGTTGCGGAAATATAACATCAGTTCGAGTGATGCGAGATGAGAATGGCGTCAGCAAAGGATTTGGCTTTGTTCGTTTCTCTACTCACGAAGAAGCCAAGAATGCTCTCAAAACACTTGATG GAACTGTTTTAGAACAAAAATCTTTGCGTGTGACCTTCGCTTGGCAGAAAGATTATCACCGCAAGGAGTCGCAACTCCACTACCCTCAACAATCTTTGGATATTCCAAACTGGGATAATGCTTCTTGTTCAATCCCTTTTGTCCCATACAACTTCAATCCTTCCCCGTCTTTACATTCTCCACTCCCATACCAGCCATATGAGTATCTCAACATTGGCAATGATGTTGGCCATGTACAGTATCCCTATCTGTTACAGAACTACCTGCAACAATTCTCCACATGT GTTCCAACAAGGCAAATGCAGCAGCCGCGCCACCAGAATTTCCGACCCAGt TCTTGTGTTCTCACCGACATCTGA
- the LOC115707569 gene encoding polyadenylate-binding protein 6 isoform X7: protein MVAEVGAPSRTRRPPETTVFPVSEANLHKKSLYVGDLDPTAEETDLIETFRFMGPLASVRLCRDFFTGKSLCYAYVNFFSHSHASKALDCLNHTELKDLEEMFCKYGNIQSCKVAEANGISKGFGFVQFDSEDSAKAAVGDLHSTKIEGKKYVTKFVKKSERTATNEEETSFTNLFVKNIDKDISVDFLRAKFSQFGKVSNVVILKDYEGNSRGMGFVKFESPEDAMIAVERLNGSLLGSRHMYVERARKKPTMAGNKMLNSQLEKASNLHVTNLDILVDDNKLRKHFSCCGNITSVRVMRDENGVSKGFGFVRFSTHEEAKNALKTLDGTVLEQKSLRVTFAWQKDYHRKESQLHYPQQSLDIPNWDNASCSIPFVPYNFNPSPSLHSPLPYQPYEYLNIGNDVGHVQYPYLLQNYLQQFSTCVPTRQMQQPRHQNFRPSQSCVLTDI, encoded by the exons ATGGTGGCAGAAGTGGGCGCTCCGTCTAGAACACGACGACCACCGGAAACAACAGTTTTTCCCGTTTCAGAGGCTAATCTTCACAAGAAGTCGTTGTATGTGGGTGACCTGGACCCAACTGCCGAAGAAACTGACCTTATCGAAACGTTTCGTTTCATGGGTCCCCTGGCCTCCGTTCGCCTCTGCCGAGACTTTTTCACCGGGAAATCTCTTTGTTATGCCTACGTCAACTTCTTTTCCCACTCCCATG CTTCTAAAGCTCTAGATTGTCTGAATCATACTGAACTAAAGG ATTTGGAGGAGATGTTTTGCAAATATGGGAATATACAGTCTTGCAAGGTTGCCGAAGCAAATGGCATAAGTAAGGGTTTTGGGTTTGTCCAGTTCGACTCGGAGGACTCTGCAAAAGCTGCTGTTGGTGATCTCCATAGTACAAAGATCGAGGGGAAAAA ATATGTGACAAAATTTGTCAAGAAAAGTGAGAGGACAGCAACCAATGAAGAAGAAACATCATTTACAAATCTGTTTGTGAAAAATATTGATAAAGATATCAGTGTGGATTTTCTTCGAGCCAAGTTCTCACAATTTGGAAAGGTTTCTAATGTAGTCATACTTAAGGATTACGAGGGTAACTCGAGGGGTATGGGTTTTGTAAAATTTGAGTCCCCTGAAGACGCTATGATTGCTGTTGAGAGGTTGAACGGTTCACTGTTAG GATCAAGGCACATGTACGTGGAAAGGGCTCGTAAGAAACCTACTATGGCGGGAAACAAAATGCTCAACTCCCAGTTGGAAAAGGCTTCAAATTTGCATGTTACGAACCTAGACATACTTGTTGACGATAACAAACTAAGAAAACATTTCAGTTGTTGCGGAAATATAACATCAGTTCGAGTGATGCGAGATGAGAATGGCGTCAGCAAAGGATTTGGCTTTGTTCGTTTCTCTACTCACGAAGAAGCCAAGAATGCTCTCAAAACACTTGATG GAACTGTTTTAGAACAAAAATCTTTGCGTGTGACCTTCGCTTGGCAGAAAGATTATCACCGCAAGGAGTCGCAACTCCACTACCCTCAACAATCTTTGGATATTCCAAACTGGGATAATGCTTCTTGTTCAATCCCTTTTGTCCCATACAACTTCAATCCTTCCCCGTCTTTACATTCTCCACTCCCATACCAGCCATATGAGTATCTCAACATTGGCAATGATGTTGGCCATGTACAGTATCCCTATCTGTTACAGAACTACCTGCAACAATTCTCCACATGT GTTCCAACAAGGCAAATGCAGCAGCCGCGCCACCAGAATTTCCGACCCAGt CAGTCTTGTGTTCTCACCGACATCTGA
- the LOC115707569 gene encoding polyadenylate-binding protein 6 isoform X2, with protein sequence MVAEVGAPSRTRRPPETTVFPVSEANLHKKSLYVGDLDPTAEETDLIETFRFMGPLASVRLCRDFFTGKSLCYAYVNFFSHSHASKALDCLNHTELKGKPMRIMWSQRNPLPRKTGIGNIFVKNLDRSITSADLEEMFCKYGNIQSCKVAEANGISKGFGFVQFDSEDSAKAAVGDLHSTKIEGKKLYVTKFVKKSERTATNEEETSFTNLFVKNIDKDISVDFLRAKFSQFGKVSNVVILKDYEGNSRGMGFVKFESPEDAMIAVERLNGSLLGSRHMYVERARKKPTMAGNKMLNSQLEKASNLHVTNLDILVDDNKLRKHFSCCGNITSVRVMRDENGVSKGFGFVRFSTHEEAKNALKTLDGTVLEQKSLRVTFAWQKDYHRKESQLHYPQQSLDIPNWDNASCSIPFVPYNFNPSPSLHSPLPYQPYEYLNIGNDVGHVQYPYLLQNYLQQFSTCVPTRQMQQPRHQNFRPSSCVLTDI encoded by the exons ATGGTGGCAGAAGTGGGCGCTCCGTCTAGAACACGACGACCACCGGAAACAACAGTTTTTCCCGTTTCAGAGGCTAATCTTCACAAGAAGTCGTTGTATGTGGGTGACCTGGACCCAACTGCCGAAGAAACTGACCTTATCGAAACGTTTCGTTTCATGGGTCCCCTGGCCTCCGTTCGCCTCTGCCGAGACTTTTTCACCGGGAAATCTCTTTGTTATGCCTACGTCAACTTCTTTTCCCACTCCCATG CTTCTAAAGCTCTAGATTGTCTGAATCATACTGAACTAAAGGGTAAGCCCATGAGAATAATGTGGTCTCAAAGAAATCCTCTTCCTAGAAAAACTGGTATTGGCAATATCTTTGTGAAGAATCTCGACCGTTCGATTACGAGTGCAGATTTGGAGGAGATGTTTTGCAAATATGGGAATATACAGTCTTGCAAGGTTGCCGAAGCAAATGGCATAAGTAAGGGTTTTGGGTTTGTCCAGTTCGACTCGGAGGACTCTGCAAAAGCTGCTGTTGGTGATCTCCATAGTACAAAGATCGAGGGGAAAAAGTT ATATGTGACAAAATTTGTCAAGAAAAGTGAGAGGACAGCAACCAATGAAGAAGAAACATCATTTACAAATCTGTTTGTGAAAAATATTGATAAAGATATCAGTGTGGATTTTCTTCGAGCCAAGTTCTCACAATTTGGAAAGGTTTCTAATGTAGTCATACTTAAGGATTACGAGGGTAACTCGAGGGGTATGGGTTTTGTAAAATTTGAGTCCCCTGAAGACGCTATGATTGCTGTTGAGAGGTTGAACGGTTCACTGTTAG GATCAAGGCACATGTACGTGGAAAGGGCTCGTAAGAAACCTACTATGGCGGGAAACAAAATGCTCAACTCCCAGTTGGAAAAGGCTTCAAATTTGCATGTTACGAACCTAGACATACTTGTTGACGATAACAAACTAAGAAAACATTTCAGTTGTTGCGGAAATATAACATCAGTTCGAGTGATGCGAGATGAGAATGGCGTCAGCAAAGGATTTGGCTTTGTTCGTTTCTCTACTCACGAAGAAGCCAAGAATGCTCTCAAAACACTTGATG GAACTGTTTTAGAACAAAAATCTTTGCGTGTGACCTTCGCTTGGCAGAAAGATTATCACCGCAAGGAGTCGCAACTCCACTACCCTCAACAATCTTTGGATATTCCAAACTGGGATAATGCTTCTTGTTCAATCCCTTTTGTCCCATACAACTTCAATCCTTCCCCGTCTTTACATTCTCCACTCCCATACCAGCCATATGAGTATCTCAACATTGGCAATGATGTTGGCCATGTACAGTATCCCTATCTGTTACAGAACTACCTGCAACAATTCTCCACATGT GTTCCAACAAGGCAAATGCAGCAGCCGCGCCACCAGAATTTCCGACCCAGt TCTTGTGTTCTCACCGACATCTGA